In Holophagales bacterium, one DNA window encodes the following:
- a CDS encoding M23 family metallopeptidase — protein sequence MSSKHHTVIFVPHERAQFRKWRVTNRQLGVVLGLALFLVVGGLASLALFLSSSVSRAEMSRLASENERLRQLNQTFETRLDDLRGRLGEFEERTRKLAIVAGLQSLGSTGEGGVGGSVAAMPESAPPADLESVEQRADSLDSQLALVSGQLEKNLGLISSTPAISPVRGLITSTFGHRRDPITGQPAYHSGIDISAPPGKPVKVTAAGVVTQIQQFGPLGRAVFVAHGFGITTVYGHLSRTSVTPGQRVERGSVVGLVGNTGRSTGYHLHYEVQVNGKSVDPTAYILDSGSSPF from the coding sequence ATGAGCTCGAAGCACCACACTGTCATTTTCGTGCCGCACGAGCGGGCTCAGTTCCGCAAGTGGCGGGTGACGAATCGGCAGCTGGGCGTGGTCCTCGGGCTGGCGTTGTTTCTCGTCGTGGGCGGCCTCGCCTCCCTCGCGCTCTTTCTCTCCTCGTCCGTGAGCCGCGCCGAGATGTCGCGGCTGGCGTCGGAGAACGAGCGCCTGCGCCAGCTCAATCAGACCTTCGAGACCCGGCTGGACGATTTGCGCGGACGCCTCGGCGAGTTCGAGGAGAGGACTCGCAAGCTGGCCATTGTCGCCGGCCTGCAGTCGCTGGGATCGACGGGAGAGGGCGGAGTCGGCGGATCGGTGGCGGCGATGCCGGAAAGCGCACCGCCAGCCGACCTCGAATCGGTCGAGCAGCGGGCCGACAGCCTCGACAGCCAGCTCGCTCTCGTCTCCGGACAGCTCGAAAAGAACCTCGGCCTGATCTCCTCCACCCCAGCGATCTCGCCGGTCCGCGGCCTCATCACCAGCACCTTCGGCCATCGCCGAGACCCGATCACCGGCCAACCCGCCTACCATAGCGGCATCGACATCTCGGCCCCTCCGGGCAAGCCGGTCAAGGTCACGGCCGCCGGTGTCGTGACTCAGATCCAGCAGTTCGGACCGCTCGGTCGCGCCGTCTTCGTCGCCCACGGCTTCGGGATCACCACCGTCTACGGACACCTCTCCCGCACCAGCGTCACCCCCGGTCAACGCGTCGAACGCGGCAGCGTCGTCGGCCTGGTCGGCAACACCGGGCGTTCGACCGGTTACCACCTGCACTACGAAGTGCAGGTGAACGGCAAGTCGGTCGACCCCACGGCGTACATCCTCGATTCGGGCTCCTCTCCCTTCTGA
- a CDS encoding YifB family Mg chelatase-like AAA ATPase — protein MLARATAATPWGIEARPVQVEVDLQNGLPQVQIVGLPDAAVRESRERVRAALKNCGFDLPPRSVTVNLAPADLRKEGNHLDLAIALALLAAHGHLPQEALEGRLFCGELGLDGTVRSVRGGLAIADLARRIQARELLLPAANAGEAAALGALPVIPVDGLARGIDHVLGLAHLPPASPRPSAAPGGPAEGDLAEVRGQDSAKRALEVAAAGGHNLLFLGPPGSGKTMLARCAPGLLPPLGLAEAIEVTKIHSLVADEPPAGLLAHRPFRSPHPGISAAGLVGGGSVPRPGEVSLAHAGVLFLDELAEFHRDALEALRQPLEDGFVIVARARARHAFPARFTLLGAMNPCPCGHLGDSRHDCRCPAPLVERYRSRVSGPLLDRIDLHVEVPAVRLVDLAAPRGESSAAVAERVALARDRQRRRFDSRHPTPFNAALTAAQLRDVCPLDGAARSLVDTAFERLGLSARALSRILKVARTIADLAGRDDLAPSHVAEAIQYRTLDRRMR, from the coding sequence ATGCTGGCACGAGCCACCGCCGCCACCCCTTGGGGGATCGAGGCGAGACCGGTCCAGGTCGAGGTCGACCTGCAGAACGGACTGCCCCAGGTCCAGATCGTCGGGTTGCCCGACGCCGCCGTGCGCGAAAGCCGGGAGAGAGTCCGGGCCGCGCTGAAGAACTGCGGCTTCGATCTCCCGCCGCGTTCCGTCACCGTCAATCTGGCGCCCGCCGACCTGCGCAAGGAGGGCAATCACCTCGATCTCGCCATCGCCTTGGCGCTGCTTGCCGCGCACGGCCATCTCCCACAGGAGGCGCTCGAGGGGCGGCTCTTCTGCGGCGAGCTCGGGCTCGACGGGACGGTGCGCTCGGTGCGCGGCGGGCTGGCGATCGCCGATCTGGCGCGTCGCATCCAGGCGCGCGAGCTCCTTCTCCCGGCCGCCAACGCCGGCGAGGCGGCGGCGCTCGGCGCCCTGCCGGTCATCCCGGTCGACGGACTCGCCCGCGGTATCGACCACGTCCTCGGCCTGGCCCATCTTCCCCCGGCCTCACCCCGTCCGTCCGCCGCGCCGGGAGGTCCCGCCGAAGGCGATCTCGCCGAGGTTCGGGGCCAGGATTCTGCCAAGCGAGCCCTCGAGGTCGCCGCCGCCGGTGGGCACAATCTCCTCTTTCTCGGTCCTCCGGGCTCCGGCAAGACGATGCTCGCCCGCTGTGCCCCGGGCCTCCTGCCGCCGCTCGGCCTCGCCGAAGCGATCGAAGTCACCAAGATCCACTCCCTGGTCGCCGACGAGCCACCCGCCGGGCTCCTCGCCCATCGCCCGTTCCGCAGCCCACACCCGGGCATCAGCGCGGCCGGCCTCGTCGGCGGCGGCAGCGTGCCGCGCCCGGGCGAGGTGAGCCTCGCCCACGCCGGGGTGCTCTTTCTCGACGAGCTTGCCGAGTTCCACCGCGACGCGCTCGAGGCACTCCGGCAACCGCTCGAGGACGGCTTCGTGATCGTGGCCCGGGCCAGGGCCCGCCACGCCTTCCCGGCGCGTTTCACCCTGCTCGGGGCGATGAACCCGTGCCCCTGCGGCCACCTGGGCGACTCCCGCCACGACTGCCGCTGCCCCGCTCCGCTGGTCGAGCGGTATCGCTCCCGGGTCTCCGGCCCGCTGCTCGACCGGATCGATCTTCACGTCGAGGTCCCGGCCGTACGCCTGGTCGACCTCGCCGCTCCCCGAGGCGAGAGCAGCGCCGCGGTGGCCGAACGGGTGGCCCTGGCTCGCGACCGACAGCGGCGCCGCTTCGATTCCCGGCATCCCACACCGTTCAACGCGGCCCTGACCGCCGCCCAGCTGCGGGATGTCTGTCCGCTCGACGGGGCGGCCCGATCGCTCGTCGACACCGCCTTCGAGCGACTCGGCCTCTCGGCCCGTGCGCTCTCCCGCATCCTCAAGGTGGCACGCACCATCGCCGATCTCGCGGGGCGCGACGACCTCGCTCCGTCCCACGTTGCGGAGGCCATCCAGTATCGGACCCTCGACCGGCGGATGCGCTAG
- a CDS encoding FAD-dependent thymidylate synthase — protein sequence MSSRVSSFLSPAPEVRLVNRFDRGFDNAVATARTCYSARGIVTPEEVAGIGESPEVTQRRRDRRDALARDIYLAGHHTTFQHAHFQFSLSNVSRQFLWSFLHSHPFYNSEQVSQRYVPVRENSFAVPPLAGEALAVYRTTAERMQSDYRALGERLLPLARAEFFRRFPARRHDPPRWEKEIQKKSQEIARYVLPVATFAYLYHTISALTLFRYWRLAEQFDAPLEQRMVVGRMVEEVLRADPDYATILEAPLALEETPEFQALARLDRADGPAAGFRDEFDRSLEARTSRLVDWPVHGESTLANSVREVLGASSGELDDDRAIDLVLDPASNRTFGEALRLSTHSKLTRCLAHVHYGFRKRLSHAADSQDQRHRMTPASRPILSAQVDSDPDVLIPALVREDPAAERFFLDSCERAWDGMRQLTRLGAPREHVLYLLPNAVAVRFTESADLLHLHHKLTLRLCYNAQEEIWRASVDEAAQIRQVHPRVGRWLQPPCGLRDRSGARPICPEGARYCGVPVWRLDLEQYRRVI from the coding sequence ATGAGCTCCCGCGTCTCTTCTTTCCTCTCCCCAGCTCCCGAGGTCCGCCTGGTCAATCGCTTCGACCGCGGCTTCGACAACGCCGTTGCCACCGCCAGGACCTGCTACTCGGCCCGCGGCATCGTCACGCCGGAGGAGGTCGCGGGAATCGGTGAGAGCCCGGAGGTGACCCAGCGGCGGCGCGACCGGCGCGACGCTCTCGCTCGCGACATCTATCTTGCCGGGCATCACACCACCTTCCAACACGCCCACTTTCAGTTTTCGCTCTCCAACGTCAGTCGGCAGTTCCTCTGGTCGTTCCTGCACAGTCATCCGTTCTACAACTCCGAGCAGGTCAGCCAGCGCTACGTCCCGGTCCGGGAGAACAGCTTCGCCGTGCCGCCACTCGCCGGAGAGGCGCTCGCCGTCTACCGGACCACGGCCGAACGGATGCAATCCGACTATCGCGCCCTCGGCGAACGCCTCCTGCCGCTCGCCCGAGCGGAGTTCTTCCGTCGCTTCCCCGCGCGGCGGCACGACCCGCCCCGCTGGGAGAAGGAGATCCAGAAGAAGTCGCAGGAGATCGCGCGCTACGTCCTGCCCGTGGCCACCTTCGCCTACCTCTACCACACGATTTCCGCCCTCACCCTATTCCGCTACTGGCGGCTGGCCGAGCAGTTCGACGCCCCGCTGGAGCAGCGGATGGTCGTCGGGAGGATGGTCGAAGAGGTGCTGCGGGCGGATCCGGATTACGCGACGATCCTCGAGGCTCCGCTCGCTCTAGAGGAGACACCGGAGTTCCAGGCGCTCGCTCGGCTGGATCGCGCGGACGGCCCGGCCGCCGGGTTCCGCGACGAGTTCGACCGGAGCCTCGAAGCGCGCACCAGCCGGCTCGTCGACTGGCCAGTGCACGGAGAATCGACGCTCGCCAATTCGGTTCGCGAGGTGCTGGGAGCCAGCTCGGGCGAGCTCGACGACGATCGGGCGATCGACCTCGTGCTCGACCCGGCGAGCAACCGAACCTTCGGCGAGGCCTTGCGGCTGTCGACCCACTCGAAGCTCACCCGCTGCCTCGCTCACGTTCACTACGGCTTCCGCAAGCGCCTCTCACATGCCGCCGACAGCCAGGATCAGCGCCATCGCATGACTCCGGCCTCCCGGCCGATCCTCTCCGCCCAGGTCGACTCGGACCCGGACGTGCTGATCCCCGCCCTGGTCCGCGAGGATCCGGCGGCGGAGCGCTTCTTCCTCGACTCCTGCGAACGGGCCTGGGATGGGATGCGGCAGCTCACCCGGCTCGGTGCGCCGCGTGAGCACGTTCTCTATCTACTGCCCAACGCCGTGGCGGTTCGCTTCACCGAGTCGGCGGATCTTCTCCACCTCCATCACAAGCTCACCCTCCGCCTCTGCTACAACGCCCAGGAGGAGATCTGGCGTGCCAGCGTCGACGAGGCCGCCCAGATCCGCCAGGTCCATCCTCGCGTGGGGCGTTGGCTTCAGCCCCCCTGCGGACTGCGCGATCGTTCCGGCGCGAGGCCGATCTGCCCGGAGGGGGCCCGCTACTGTGGCGTTCCGGTCTGGAGGCTGGATCTCGAGCAGTACCGCCGGGTGATCTGA
- a CDS encoding LemA family protein, with protein sequence MGKTIGIGCLVGLLLVGIAAGVWLSGLYNGLVGENESVSRAWAQVEGAYQRRADLIPNLVATVKGSAQFEQETLQKVVEARSRVGQVTAGALQGVIDDPQKLAQFQAAQDGLSSALSRLMVVVERYPELKSTQAFGDLMVQLEGTENRINVERNRYNEAAQGFNTRVKRFPTGFVVRLLGWDFKEKAYFQSQPGAETAPKVQF encoded by the coding sequence ATGGGAAAGACCATCGGCATCGGTTGTCTCGTGGGGTTGTTGCTCGTCGGCATCGCCGCCGGCGTCTGGCTTTCCGGCCTCTATAACGGACTCGTCGGCGAGAACGAGAGCGTCAGCCGCGCCTGGGCGCAGGTCGAGGGCGCCTATCAGCGCCGCGCGGACCTGATTCCGAACCTTGTCGCGACGGTGAAGGGCTCCGCGCAGTTCGAGCAGGAGACACTGCAGAAAGTCGTCGAGGCGCGAAGCCGGGTCGGCCAGGTGACGGCCGGAGCCCTGCAGGGGGTGATCGACGACCCGCAGAAGCTCGCCCAGTTCCAGGCAGCCCAGGACGGCCTCTCGTCGGCGCTGTCGCGCCTGATGGTCGTCGTCGAGCGCTATCCGGAGCTCAAGAGCACCCAGGCCTTCGGTGACCTGATGGTCCAGCTCGAAGGGACCGAGAATCGCATCAACGTCGAGCGCAATCGGTACAACGAAGCGGCCCAAGGGTTCAACACGCGCGTCAAGCGCTTCCCGACCGGATTCGTCGTCCGCCTCCTCGGCTGGGACTTCAAGGAGAAGGCCTACTTCCAGTCGCAGCCCGGCGCCGAGACGGCCCCGAAGGTCCAGTTCTAG
- a CDS encoding TPM domain-containing protein, with product MRRLASVLVGLGFVAVLLPQAASAAASALPPAPVRWVVDEAGFLSPGAATEIDSSLEAFEKRQGTQVVVAIFQRLPPGEVLEDWTVRVAESWRVGRARQDDGVVLFVFVEDRALRIEVGRGLEGALTDLEASRILQKALLPRLRAGDRDGAIRDAAQGIVAAVEGEYTPGTGGEPAADERHRPRLPVLLLALIVLVLLVEISRRGSSGGGRSGGRWGGGGWGGGGSIGGGWSGGGGFSGGGFSGGGGSFGGGGASGRW from the coding sequence TTGCGTCGTCTCGCCTCGGTCCTCGTCGGACTCGGCTTCGTCGCCGTCCTGTTGCCCCAGGCGGCGTCGGCTGCCGCTTCGGCGCTGCCGCCGGCGCCGGTGCGCTGGGTCGTCGACGAGGCCGGATTCCTTTCGCCCGGCGCGGCAACCGAGATCGACTCGTCCCTCGAAGCGTTCGAGAAGCGCCAGGGGACGCAGGTGGTGGTGGCGATCTTCCAGCGCCTTCCGCCCGGCGAGGTCCTGGAGGACTGGACCGTTCGTGTCGCCGAGAGCTGGCGAGTCGGTCGGGCGCGCCAGGACGACGGCGTCGTGCTCTTCGTCTTCGTCGAGGATCGTGCGCTGCGCATCGAGGTCGGGCGCGGGCTCGAAGGGGCCCTGACCGACCTCGAGGCGTCACGGATCCTGCAGAAGGCCCTGTTGCCGCGCTTGCGGGCGGGGGACCGGGACGGAGCGATCCGCGACGCGGCCCAAGGGATCGTCGCGGCGGTCGAGGGCGAGTACACCCCCGGAACCGGAGGGGAACCGGCCGCCGACGAGCGACATCGACCGCGGCTGCCCGTTCTGCTGCTCGCGCTGATCGTGCTGGTGCTCCTGGTCGAGATCTCGCGCCGGGGGTCGTCCGGAGGCGGGCGCAGCGGCGGGCGATGGGGCGGCGGCGGTTGGGGCGGGGGTGGCTCGATCGGTGGCGGCTGGTCCGGTGGCGGTGGCTTCTCCGGCGGCGGATTCTCGGGCGGTGGCGGCTCGTTCGGGGGCGGGGGCGCCTCGGGTCGCTGGTAG
- a CDS encoding UvrD-helicase domain-containing protein: MSRDETRLRQEDAEARRRACLIFDRPFVLEAGAGTGKTAVLVARCLAWLLGPGWEQASAGDDAAAPPESIAARALDGLVAITFTEAAAAEMAERVGTALAEVAHGGAPLGLARSDLPETSSERATRLLAAFDHLRVQTIHGFCRSLLASHPLEARIHPRFAIDPDGTAGADVVRDLLDERLREGYAAGAADLMALASEGFGPAEIAEALHSFCDVGGRAADLAADPLGGSRIQDLFTRVERTFGGLGEAAASRLATVSRTDKGRAVAAALSACARTVADLRPGIDGLETLRQLAEGLRDVCDLRLGAWRKGDFTQAESAAFAETVDQIANESATARDLLAHLTRLAPRRLEAGRAVLAPLLAEAEARRRTQGIVSFDDLLRLAVDLLNNEPAVCRRVRRSLRQVLVDEFQDTDPLQCDLLGLLALQGPVEERPGLFLVGDPKQSIYGWRRADLSAYEQFVGRALASAPGGERATLSVNFRSLPSVLAEVERTVGPCFAAESGVQPPFAPLLASASNAAREAPFGAGRASVEHWISWAAEGMPASPRKTRVREADEIEAKAIAADLADLQSQAAASPEAPWRWSDVALIFRVSTAQEPYLEALRGRGIPFQVESDRVFYQRREVLDATSWIRTVLDPGDTLALLSTLRSPWVGVPDAALLPLWAEGFPAKIADLERPDPAALDELRALVERAAGKTPTVPGIERVAGWPQLLDAACMAIATLRDAYRTQPADRFVAELRRQLPFEAISAARWLGRFRLANLTRWLDRLTEALIASRGDVDAVLRRLRRAVAEGEEDASGAPSSGTDAVRVLTIHKAKGLDFDHVYLPQLHHGSAARRGSERPFFQGGSRPEYTLFGAPTLGADGVATRQSRIAEAERVRLLYVAATRARRRVVLLGADAENGPGDGQGSLLALIDEERQRRASPRPAHDADWHDADGVRWRILGLAPATPVPRSEASSPATPATDPETIRRVFAARRLAATERSRRPLVSGVTAMQEVESAASEDGPGAVASAVARAAGSAVHRFLERLDPGADPADERRRLAPEIERTLAGELEGRAVDDARSRADELLDRFLAGGSLLSCLRAIAPSIVARELPLVVGAPPDSCAGPVAAAVGTLDLLYRDPEDGRAVVVDFKTDRVVTDGAAGERIAHHAPQLRAYGRAVARALALDRLPRLELWLLEIDARFEVPWEEEEGAWSAPSR; this comes from the coding sequence ATGAGCCGCGACGAGACCCGCCTGCGGCAGGAGGACGCCGAAGCGCGTCGTCGTGCCTGCTTGATCTTCGATCGGCCCTTCGTGCTCGAGGCGGGCGCGGGCACCGGCAAGACCGCGGTTCTGGTGGCGCGCTGCCTCGCCTGGCTGCTCGGCCCCGGCTGGGAGCAAGCGTCGGCAGGCGACGATGCCGCAGCTCCTCCCGAGTCGATCGCGGCACGGGCGCTCGACGGCCTGGTCGCCATCACCTTCACCGAGGCGGCTGCGGCGGAGATGGCCGAACGGGTCGGCACCGCATTGGCCGAGGTGGCGCACGGAGGCGCGCCGCTGGGCCTCGCTCGCTCGGACCTGCCGGAGACCTCTTCCGAGCGAGCGACCCGGTTGCTGGCCGCGTTCGATCACCTGCGGGTGCAGACGATTCACGGCTTCTGCCGTTCGCTGCTCGCCTCCCATCCTCTCGAGGCGAGGATCCATCCCCGCTTCGCCATTGACCCCGACGGCACGGCGGGAGCCGACGTCGTTCGCGACCTGCTCGACGAACGGCTGCGAGAGGGCTACGCCGCCGGAGCAGCCGACCTGATGGCGCTCGCGTCGGAGGGCTTCGGACCGGCCGAGATCGCCGAGGCGCTGCATTCCTTCTGCGACGTCGGCGGCCGCGCGGCCGATCTCGCCGCCGACCCGCTCGGCGGGTCACGGATCCAGGATCTGTTCACCCGCGTCGAACGAACCTTCGGCGGCCTCGGCGAGGCTGCGGCCTCTCGCCTCGCCACCGTCTCGCGCACCGACAAGGGGCGGGCGGTCGCCGCCGCCCTCAGCGCTTGCGCCCGGACCGTGGCGGACCTCCGCCCGGGAATCGACGGCCTCGAAACGCTCCGTCAGCTCGCCGAAGGGTTGCGCGACGTCTGCGACCTGCGACTCGGCGCCTGGCGAAAGGGTGACTTCACCCAGGCCGAGAGCGCCGCCTTTGCCGAAACCGTCGACCAGATCGCCAACGAGAGCGCGACGGCTCGGGACCTCCTCGCTCACCTCACCCGACTCGCACCCCGACGCCTCGAAGCCGGCCGAGCCGTGCTCGCGCCGCTGCTCGCCGAGGCCGAAGCGAGGCGACGCACTCAGGGCATCGTCTCGTTCGACGACCTGCTGCGCCTTGCCGTCGACCTGCTGAACAACGAGCCCGCGGTCTGCCGTCGTGTTCGCCGCAGCCTGCGCCAGGTCCTCGTCGACGAATTCCAGGATACCGATCCGCTGCAGTGCGATCTCCTCGGCCTGCTCGCCCTCCAGGGCCCCGTCGAGGAGCGACCCGGTCTCTTCCTCGTCGGGGACCCGAAGCAGTCGATCTACGGCTGGCGACGCGCCGACCTCTCCGCCTACGAGCAGTTCGTCGGACGCGCCCTGGCCTCGGCGCCCGGGGGAGAGCGTGCCACGCTCTCGGTCAACTTTCGCTCGTTGCCGAGCGTGCTCGCCGAGGTCGAGCGCACGGTCGGCCCCTGTTTCGCCGCCGAGTCCGGAGTTCAACCGCCGTTCGCGCCGCTGCTCGCCAGCGCATCGAACGCCGCTCGCGAAGCGCCATTCGGCGCGGGCCGAGCCTCGGTCGAGCACTGGATCTCCTGGGCCGCCGAGGGCATGCCGGCGAGCCCCAGGAAGACGCGCGTCCGGGAGGCCGACGAGATCGAGGCGAAGGCGATCGCTGCCGACCTCGCCGACCTTCAGTCCCAGGCCGCGGCCAGCCCCGAGGCTCCCTGGCGCTGGTCTGACGTGGCGCTGATCTTCCGCGTGTCGACCGCTCAGGAGCCGTATCTCGAAGCCCTGCGAGGTCGCGGCATCCCGTTCCAGGTCGAGAGCGACCGGGTCTTCTACCAGCGGCGTGAGGTGCTCGACGCGACCTCCTGGATTCGGACGGTGCTCGATCCCGGCGACACCCTGGCCCTCCTGTCCACGTTGCGATCTCCCTGGGTCGGGGTCCCGGATGCGGCTCTGCTGCCGCTCTGGGCGGAGGGCTTCCCGGCCAAGATCGCCGACCTCGAACGACCCGACCCCGCAGCGCTCGACGAGCTCCGCGCCCTCGTCGAACGCGCCGCCGGGAAGACGCCGACGGTCCCCGGAATCGAACGGGTCGCCGGCTGGCCGCAGCTTCTCGATGCCGCGTGCATGGCCATCGCCACCCTTCGCGATGCCTATCGCACTCAGCCGGCCGATCGCTTCGTCGCCGAGCTGCGACGCCAGCTCCCCTTCGAAGCGATCTCCGCGGCGCGCTGGCTCGGGCGTTTCCGCCTGGCCAATCTCACTCGCTGGCTCGATCGCCTGACCGAGGCGCTGATCGCCTCACGCGGCGATGTCGATGCCGTGCTGCGCCGCCTCCGCCGAGCGGTTGCCGAGGGTGAGGAGGATGCCTCCGGCGCCCCCTCCAGCGGGACCGACGCCGTCCGCGTCCTGACGATCCACAAGGCGAAAGGGCTCGACTTCGACCATGTCTACCTGCCGCAGCTGCATCACGGGAGCGCCGCGCGGCGGGGCTCCGAACGGCCCTTCTTCCAGGGGGGATCTCGTCCCGAGTACACCCTCTTCGGCGCCCCGACACTCGGCGCCGACGGGGTCGCAACCCGGCAGAGCCGGATCGCCGAAGCGGAACGCGTCCGCCTGCTCTACGTCGCCGCCACTCGGGCTCGACGGCGCGTCGTCCTGCTCGGAGCGGACGCGGAGAACGGCCCCGGGGATGGGCAGGGCTCGCTCCTCGCCCTGATCGACGAGGAGCGACAACGGCGTGCTTCGCCCCGCCCAGCCCACGACGCCGACTGGCACGACGCCGATGGCGTGCGCTGGCGAATCCTCGGTCTCGCTCCGGCCACCCCGGTGCCGCGCTCCGAGGCGTCCAGCCCGGCGACGCCGGCCACCGATCCCGAAACCATCCGTCGAGTCTTTGCCGCCCGGCGGCTCGCCGCCACCGAGCGCAGCCGGAGACCCCTCGTCAGCGGGGTCACCGCGATGCAGGAAGTGGAATCCGCAGCTTCCGAAGACGGTCCGGGAGCAGTCGCCTCGGCAGTCGCACGCGCTGCGGGCTCGGCCGTCCATCGCTTTCTCGAACGGCTCGACCCGGGTGCGGATCCCGCCGACGAGCGGCGGCGCCTCGCTCCGGAGATCGAACGCACGCTCGCCGGAGAGCTGGAGGGTCGGGCTGTGGACGATGCCCGATCCCGTGCTGACGAGCTCCTCGACCGCTTCCTGGCCGGCGGATCGCTCCTCTCCTGCCTGCGTGCGATCGCGCCGTCGATCGTCGCCCGCGAGCTCCCCTTGGTTGTCGGCGCGCCGCCCGACTCTTGCGCCGGGCCGGTCGCCGCGGCGGTGGGAACGCTCGACCTGCTCTACCGAGATCCAGAGGACGGTCGTGCCGTGGTCGTCGACTTCAAGACCGACCGCGTCGTCACGGATGGCGCCGCCGGCGAACGCATCGCCCATCACGCGCCGCAGCTCCGCGCCTACGGTCGAGCTGTCGCCCGGGCGCTCGCCCTGGATCGCCTGCCCCGTCTCGAGCTCTGGCTGCTGGAAATCGATGCGCGATTCGAGGTCCCCTGGGAGGAGGAAGAAGGGGCCTGGTCGGCGCCGTCCCGCTGA